A window of the Brockia lithotrophica genome harbors these coding sequences:
- a CDS encoding D-3-phosphoglycerate dehydrogenase, translating to MGYRIVIADPLSEAGLEPLRRDPEVEIVDVSREEDPEALVLALRDADALIVRSRTKVTRDLLDLAPRLKVVGRAGVGVDNIDVDAATERGVLVLNAPNGNTIAAAEHAFALLLALARRIPEAHASVKAGRWERQRFIGFELMGKTLGVVGLGRIGSEVAKRARAFGMEVLGYDPYLPESRARALAIEPVSLEELFRRADIITLHTPLTEETRNLIRRETLALMKDGVILVNAARGGLIDEDALVEAVRSGKVAGVALDVFAEEPPKNAALLALERAVFTPHLGASTVEAQENVARDTSLAILEALRDRPVRTAVNLPEAPSPEAAELLRLGERLGTFAMDVLDGPPVAVDVTFHGETSEAEREFLVRAVLKGVLARQLDVRVNLVNARTLARQRGLEVQETWTSTSAGFPFLVQVRLRGERGSAAQVSGTIVEGLGPRIVEVEGFPVDVPPEGTIVLAHHVDRPGVIGRVGMIFGEKGINIATMIVGRREIGGEAVMLLAVDHMPDEDTLAKLLDIEALRSVKLVRLG from the coding sequence GTGGGCTACCGCATCGTCATCGCCGACCCGCTGAGCGAAGCGGGGCTCGAACCCCTGAGGCGCGATCCCGAGGTGGAAATCGTCGACGTCTCCCGCGAAGAGGACCCCGAAGCCCTCGTACTCGCCCTCCGCGACGCCGACGCCCTCATCGTGCGGAGCCGCACGAAGGTCACCCGCGACCTCCTCGACCTCGCACCACGCCTCAAAGTCGTGGGCCGCGCCGGCGTGGGCGTGGACAACATCGACGTCGACGCCGCTACGGAACGGGGCGTGCTCGTCCTCAACGCCCCCAACGGAAACACGATCGCCGCGGCGGAACACGCCTTCGCCCTCCTCCTCGCCCTCGCCCGGCGGATCCCCGAAGCCCACGCCTCGGTAAAGGCGGGGCGCTGGGAGCGCCAACGCTTCATCGGTTTTGAACTCATGGGGAAAACGCTCGGCGTGGTAGGCCTTGGACGCATCGGAAGCGAGGTGGCGAAGCGCGCCCGCGCCTTCGGCATGGAAGTCCTCGGATACGACCCCTACCTCCCCGAGTCCCGGGCCCGCGCTTTGGCCATCGAACCCGTGAGCCTCGAAGAACTCTTCCGCCGCGCCGACATCATCACCCTCCACACCCCGCTTACGGAAGAGACGCGAAATCTCATCCGCCGCGAGACCCTCGCCCTCATGAAGGACGGCGTGATCCTGGTGAACGCCGCCCGCGGTGGCCTCATCGACGAAGACGCCCTGGTAGAGGCCGTACGGAGCGGGAAGGTCGCGGGCGTCGCCCTCGACGTCTTCGCCGAAGAGCCGCCGAAAAACGCCGCCCTCCTCGCCTTGGAACGCGCGGTGTTCACCCCCCACCTCGGTGCGAGCACCGTAGAAGCGCAGGAAAACGTCGCCCGCGACACGAGCCTCGCCATCCTGGAGGCTCTGCGCGATCGCCCCGTGCGCACGGCGGTCAACCTCCCGGAAGCTCCTTCGCCGGAAGCGGCGGAACTCCTCCGCCTCGGCGAACGCCTCGGCACCTTCGCCATGGACGTGCTGGACGGCCCGCCCGTCGCCGTGGACGTCACCTTCCACGGGGAAACCTCCGAAGCGGAACGGGAGTTCCTCGTGCGCGCCGTGCTCAAGGGCGTCCTCGCCCGCCAGCTAGACGTGCGCGTGAACCTCGTAAACGCCCGCACGCTCGCCCGCCAGCGCGGGCTCGAGGTACAGGAAACGTGGACGAGCACGAGCGCCGGGTTCCCCTTCCTCGTCCAGGTACGCCTGCGCGGGGAACGCGGCTCCGCCGCCCAGGTGTCGGGGACGATCGTCGAAGGCCTCGGGCCGCGCATCGTCGAAGTCGAAGGGTTCCCCGTGGACGTCCCCCCGGAAGGGACGATCGTCCTCGCCCACCACGTCGACCGCCCCGGCGTGATCGGCCGCGTGGGCATGATCTTCGGCGAAAAGGGGATCAACATCGCCACGATGATCGTCGGACGCCGGGAAATCGGCGGCGAAGCCGTCATGCTCCTCGCCGTCGACCACATGCCCGACGAAGACACCCTCGCCAAGCTCCTCGACATCGAGGCCCTGCGAAGCGTAAAGCTCGTCCGCCTCGGGTAA